Proteins from a genomic interval of Acomys russatus chromosome 19, mAcoRus1.1, whole genome shotgun sequence:
- the Cabp1 gene encoding calcium-binding protein 1 isoform X1, with the protein MHREEKSSYMVVQTSEDGLADGGELPGPLAMLAQNCAVMHNLLGPACIFLRKGFAENRQPDRSLRPEEIEELREAFREFDKDRDGYINCRDLGNCMRTMGYMPTEMELIELSQQINMNLGGHVDFDDFVELMGPKLLAETADMIGVKELRDAFREFDTNGDGEISTSELREAMRKLLGHQVGHRDIEEIIRDVDLNGDGRVDFEEFVRMMSR; encoded by the exons ATGCACCGGGAGGAGAAGAGCAGCTACATGGTGGTGCAGACAAGTGAGGACGGGCTGGCAGATGGCGGTGAGCTTCCTGGACCCCTCGCGATGCTGGCCCAGAACTGTGCCGTCATGCACAACCTGCTGGGTCCGGCCTGCATTTTCCTCCGAAAGGGTTTCGCTGAGAACAGACAACCT GACAGATCATTACGACCGGAAGAGATTGAAG AGCTCCGAGAGGCCTTTCGAGAATTTGACAAGGACAGGGACGGCTACATCAACTGCCGGGACCTGGGGAACTGCATGCGCACCATGGGCTACATGCCCACTGAGATGGAGCTCATAGAGCTCTCCCAGCAGATCAACATGAACC TGGGTGGCCATGTGGATTTTGATGACTTTGTGGAACTAATGGGACCTAAACTCCTGGCAGAGACAGCAGATATGATCGGTGTAAAGGAACTGAGAGACGCCTTCCGGGAG TTTGACACCAATGGCGATGGGGAGATAAGCACTAGCGAGCTACGGGAGGCCATGAGAAAGCTTCTGGGTCATCAGGTGGGACACCGAGACATAGAGGAAATTATCCGCGATGTGGACCTCAATGGGGATGGACGAGTGGACTTTGAAG AGTTTGTCCGGATGATGTCTCGCTGA
- the Cabp1 gene encoding calcium-binding protein 1 isoform X2, whose translation MAVSFLDPSRCWPRTVPSCTTCWVRPAFSSERVSLRTDNLYDRSLRPEEIEELREAFREFDKDRDGYINCRDLGNCMRTMGYMPTEMELIELSQQINMNLGGHVDFDDFVELMGPKLLAETADMIGVKELRDAFREFDTNGDGEISTSELREAMRKLLGHQVGHRDIEEIIRDVDLNGDGRVDFEEFVRMMSR comes from the exons ATGGCGGTGAGCTTCCTGGACCCCTCGCGATGCTGGCCCAGAACTGTGCCGTCATGCACAACCTGCTGGGTCCGGCCTGCATTTTCCTCCGAAAGGGTTTCGCTGAGAACAGACAACCTGTAC GACAGATCATTACGACCGGAAGAGATTGAAG AGCTCCGAGAGGCCTTTCGAGAATTTGACAAGGACAGGGACGGCTACATCAACTGCCGGGACCTGGGGAACTGCATGCGCACCATGGGCTACATGCCCACTGAGATGGAGCTCATAGAGCTCTCCCAGCAGATCAACATGAACC TGGGTGGCCATGTGGATTTTGATGACTTTGTGGAACTAATGGGACCTAAACTCCTGGCAGAGACAGCAGATATGATCGGTGTAAAGGAACTGAGAGACGCCTTCCGGGAG TTTGACACCAATGGCGATGGGGAGATAAGCACTAGCGAGCTACGGGAGGCCATGAGAAAGCTTCTGGGTCATCAGGTGGGACACCGAGACATAGAGGAAATTATCCGCGATGTGGACCTCAATGGGGATGGACGAGTGGACTTTGAAG AGTTTGTCCGGATGATGTCTCGCTGA